In Deltaproteobacteria bacterium GWC2_55_46, a single window of DNA contains:
- a CDS encoding transferase produces MISEKAILYPNVKLGPGCKIEDYAIIGSPPDGFASGELATVIGANAVIRSHTVIYAGNRIGENFRTGNKANIRELNEIGDNVNVGTLSVIEHRVKIGNGVRIHTQVFVPEFTILDDECWIGPNVVITNAKYPFSPDAKKDLQGAHVKKNAIIGANSTLLPGVVIGKCALVGAGSVVTKNVPDCQVVGGNPARFIKSILTIKSYGHLMELAQAGSDGGLL; encoded by the coding sequence ATGATAAGTGAAAAGGCGATACTCTACCCGAACGTGAAGCTGGGGCCCGGCTGCAAGATCGAGGACTATGCCATAATAGGCTCCCCCCCGGATGGGTTTGCGAGCGGAGAGCTTGCAACCGTGATAGGCGCAAACGCCGTCATAAGGTCCCATACGGTCATCTATGCGGGCAACAGGATAGGCGAGAACTTCCGGACCGGGAACAAGGCGAATATCAGGGAACTGAACGAGATAGGCGATAACGTGAATGTAGGGACGCTTTCCGTCATCGAGCACCGCGTAAAGATAGGCAATGGCGTAAGGATTCACACGCAGGTGTTCGTCCCTGAGTTCACTATCCTGGACGACGAGTGCTGGATAGGACCCAACGTGGTCATCACGAATGCCAAGTACCCCTTCTCCCCCGACGCGAAAAAGGACCTGCAGGGCGCCCATGTGAAAAAAAATGCCATAATTGGAGCGAACAGCACCCTTCTTCCCGGCGTTGTTATCGGCAAATGCGCTCTTGTGGGGGCCGGGAGCGTGGTCACAAAAAACGTGCCCGACTGCCAGGTCGTTGGCGGCAACCCGGCAAGGTTCATCAAAAGCATCCTCACGATAAAATCATACGGCCACCTGATGGAGCTGGCGCAGGCCGGATCGGACGGAGGGCTCCTCTGA
- a CDS encoding UDP-glucose 4-epimerase: MKALVTGGAGFIGSHVAEELLRKKIDCVVLDDLSGGFKENVPDGAEFVCGSILDEGLVNRLFAEHRFDYVYHLAAYAAEGLSHFIKRFNYQNNLLGSVNIINASVNFGAKCLVFTSSIAVYGKNQLPMSEDLTPTPEDPYGIAKYAVEQELKVSKEMFGLDYIIFRPHNVYGERQNTGDRYRNVIGIFMNQITQGSPVTVFGDGEQTRAFSYVGDVAPVIAASAFKPECYGHVFNIGADEVYTVNELAKEVFRAIGTKTSIDYLAERKEVKHAYSDHRKVREFFGDRKRTALREGLAKMAGWVKEAGCRESPRFENIEIRMNLPEVWTL; the protein is encoded by the coding sequence ATGAAGGCGTTGGTGACGGGAGGGGCCGGGTTCATCGGCTCCCACGTGGCGGAGGAGCTATTGAGGAAAAAAATAGATTGCGTTGTGCTGGACGACCTCAGCGGAGGCTTCAAGGAGAATGTCCCTGACGGAGCGGAGTTCGTTTGCGGTTCCATACTCGATGAAGGGCTGGTAAACCGCCTTTTCGCCGAGCACCGATTCGACTACGTTTACCACCTTGCGGCCTATGCCGCCGAGGGGCTCAGCCACTTCATCAAGCGGTTCAATTACCAGAACAACCTTCTGGGAAGCGTGAATATCATAAACGCGTCCGTCAACTTCGGGGCGAAGTGTCTCGTCTTCACATCGTCCATCGCCGTGTACGGCAAAAACCAGCTCCCGATGAGCGAGGATCTGACGCCTACGCCCGAGGACCCTTACGGGATAGCGAAATACGCGGTAGAGCAGGAGCTGAAGGTGTCGAAAGAGATGTTCGGCCTCGATTACATAATCTTCAGGCCCCACAACGTGTACGGCGAAAGGCAGAACACGGGCGACAGGTACAGAAATGTCATCGGGATATTCATGAACCAGATAACGCAGGGAAGTCCAGTTACGGTCTTCGGGGACGGCGAGCAGACAAGGGCCTTCAGCTATGTGGGCGACGTGGCCCCGGTGATAGCGGCTTCGGCCTTTAAGCCCGAGTGCTACGGTCATGTGTTCAATATCGGCGCCGACGAGGTCTACACGGTAAACGAGCTTGCGAAAGAGGTGTTCAGGGCCATCGGGACAAAAACCTCGATAGATTACCTGGCCGAGAGGAAAGAGGTCAAGCACGCGTACTCCGACCATAGGAAGGTAAGGGAGTTCTTCGGGGACCGGAAAAGGACCGCACTGAGGGAAGGGCTCGCGAAGATGGCCGGATGGGTCAAGGAGGCGGGATGCAGGGAGAGCCCCAGGTTCGAGAACATCGAGATAAGGATGAACCTCCCCGAAGTCTGGACACTGTAG
- a CDS encoding UDP-N-acetylglucosamine 4,6-dehydratase, producing MKNLLQPSRFKKVLLFIVLDVLTTILSLYLAFLFRFDFVFPPGYSGLFAVSLPFFAVLRLIVFTWSNIYRITWRYVGVRDLYDIVTASAVAQLAIIALVYVLLPALFIDLSGFKEFPRGIFLIDGVLFVILTATLRVSKRVFLEVIGRKRQAKYGEKTLILGAGNMGELILRDMIKQNFSIFHPVGFLDDDEKLVGTYIHGVRILGKIESLKAFVRQHRVETIIIAIPSLNFRVLRKIYEAAREAKVKNVKTIPRIYDFNRPEVSLKSLEEIRVEDLLGRQTVKVDCDNNRQLLARKSIFVTGAGGSIGSELVRQICAFDPEKVVLLDNNETALHDMEVHLKRAYPHFFRSRAGCSLNDRVSFIVGDIRDRESVARAFRTYRADIVFHSAAYKHVPMMEYNPAEAVKVNILGSHIVAKTAIECGVEKFILISTDKAVRPTSVMGATKRIAEHICKASNGRGTVFVSVRFGNVLGSRGSILPLFMEQLRNGGPLTVTHRDMKRYFMTIPEAVSLVLQASVIGKAEDVLVLDMGEPVSILSLAEELIRLNGLQPYKDVDINFIGLRPGENLFENLLTAEEGTVATDHEKIFVAKSSESYSMHEIESILEEFESTVSGPFTDHQKITDTLRKYVKQFEISQKTCMEKI from the coding sequence ATTAAAAATCTTCTCCAGCCTTCCAGGTTCAAAAAGGTTTTGCTGTTCATCGTATTGGACGTTTTGACGACGATACTTTCCCTTTACCTCGCATTCCTTTTCCGTTTTGATTTTGTTTTCCCACCCGGGTACTCAGGGCTTTTCGCCGTTTCGCTGCCGTTTTTCGCGGTACTTCGCCTTATAGTGTTCACATGGTCCAATATCTACAGGATAACATGGAGATATGTGGGCGTAAGGGACTTATACGACATAGTAACGGCTTCCGCAGTAGCGCAGCTGGCCATAATAGCCTTGGTTTACGTCCTTCTACCTGCGCTCTTCATCGACCTGTCCGGCTTTAAGGAGTTCCCAAGGGGCATATTTCTGATAGATGGCGTCCTGTTCGTCATCCTCACCGCCACACTCAGGGTCTCGAAGAGGGTCTTTCTGGAGGTGATAGGCAGGAAGAGGCAGGCCAAATACGGGGAAAAAACCCTGATACTGGGTGCGGGCAACATGGGGGAACTGATACTGCGGGACATGATAAAGCAGAATTTTTCCATTTTCCATCCCGTGGGGTTCCTTGACGATGACGAGAAGCTGGTAGGCACATACATACACGGGGTGAGGATCCTGGGCAAGATAGAAAGCCTTAAGGCCTTTGTGCGCCAGCACCGCGTCGAGACTATCATCATAGCCATCCCCTCCCTTAATTTCAGGGTGCTGAGAAAAATATACGAAGCCGCCAGAGAGGCGAAGGTGAAGAATGTGAAGACCATACCGCGCATCTATGACTTCAACAGGCCCGAAGTCTCGCTAAAAAGCCTTGAGGAGATCAGGGTTGAAGATCTTTTGGGCCGCCAGACGGTAAAAGTGGACTGTGACAACAACAGGCAGCTCCTGGCCAGGAAGAGCATCTTTGTAACAGGCGCAGGAGGCTCCATAGGCTCGGAGCTGGTGAGGCAGATATGTGCCTTCGACCCGGAAAAGGTGGTGCTGCTGGACAATAACGAGACAGCGCTCCATGACATGGAGGTCCATCTGAAAAGGGCGTATCCGCATTTCTTCCGTAGCAGGGCTGGATGCAGCCTGAACGATAGGGTCTCGTTCATAGTCGGTGACATCAGGGACCGGGAAAGCGTTGCCAGGGCTTTCAGGACCTACAGGGCAGACATAGTCTTCCATTCGGCCGCCTACAAGCACGTGCCCATGATGGAGTATAACCCTGCCGAGGCCGTGAAGGTCAATATCCTTGGTTCTCACATAGTGGCAAAGACGGCCATAGAATGCGGGGTTGAGAAATTCATACTCATCTCCACTGACAAGGCAGTCAGGCCTACAAGCGTCATGGGGGCGACCAAAAGGATAGCCGAGCATATCTGCAAGGCCTCAAACGGCAGGGGCACTGTTTTCGTCTCGGTCCGGTTCGGCAACGTGCTCGGGAGCAGGGGTAGCATCCTGCCCCTTTTTATGGAGCAGCTTAGAAACGGCGGCCCCCTTACCGTTACTCACAGGGACATGAAAAGGTACTTCATGACCATACCCGAAGCTGTCTCGCTCGTCCTTCAGGCCTCGGTGATAGGTAAAGCCGAAGACGTGCTCGTGCTCGACATGGGGGAACCGGTCAGCATCCTTTCCCTGGCAGAGGAGCTTATAAGGCTCAACGGGCTTCAACCTTATAAAGACGTGGACATAAACTTCATAGGGCTCAGGCCTGGCGAGAACCTCTTCGAAAATCTCCTTACGGCCGAAGAGGGGACGGTGGCGACCGATCACGAGAAGATATTCGTGGCCAAAAGCTCTGAAAGCTATTCGATGCATGAGATAGAGTCGATACTTGAAGAATTCGAGTCGACAGTAAGCGGGCCCTTTACCGACCATCAGAAGATAACGGATACGCTCAGAAAATATGTAAAGCAGTTCGAAATATCGCAGAAAACATGCATGGAAAAAATCTGA
- a CDS encoding oxidoreductase — MVIRPGDKIKFAFVGCGAIANKHMAAIGRISEAEVSGVYDKDPAALEAFAGRYPVRPFSSLDEMIKEADPHVLVILTPSGIHAKNIMELTCFNRHFVVEKPLALRLEQIDRVLEECDKRGLKIFVVQQNRFNPPIRKTKEALDKGRFGKLVIGSVRVRWCRDQSYYDQKPWRGTWALDGGVLTNQASHHIDMLIWMMGEVESVMAKTASRLVSIEAEDTGVAVLRFKNGALGVIEATTATRPKDLEGSIGILGEKGAVEVGGFFMNELKIWSFSEPDDMDNDVWERHSGVPEGQAWNHTEFFLNVIGSLRSKRKALIDGLEGRKSVELINAIYESAETGKEVFLRFTPRMCRLGVNNDK; from the coding sequence ATGGTTATAAGACCTGGGGATAAGATAAAGTTCGCATTCGTCGGATGCGGCGCCATAGCCAACAAGCACATGGCCGCCATAGGCAGAATCAGCGAGGCCGAGGTGTCGGGGGTGTATGACAAGGATCCAGCGGCTCTCGAAGCCTTTGCCGGGAGATATCCCGTTCGCCCGTTCTCAAGCCTGGATGAGATGATAAAAGAGGCCGACCCGCACGTGCTCGTCATCCTTACGCCTTCGGGCATCCATGCGAAAAACATAATGGAGCTTACGTGCTTCAACAGGCATTTCGTCGTGGAAAAGCCGCTTGCGCTCAGGCTCGAACAGATAGACCGCGTACTGGAGGAATGCGATAAAAGGGGCCTCAAGATCTTCGTGGTTCAGCAAAACCGCTTCAATCCTCCCATACGCAAGACCAAGGAAGCCCTTGACAAAGGCAGGTTCGGTAAGCTCGTCATAGGCTCTGTAAGGGTCAGGTGGTGCAGAGACCAGTCCTACTACGACCAGAAACCCTGGCGCGGGACATGGGCGCTTGACGGAGGGGTACTGACGAACCAGGCGAGCCACCATATAGACATGCTGATATGGATGATGGGTGAGGTCGAAAGCGTGATGGCAAAGACCGCCTCCCGACTCGTAAGCATAGAGGCCGAGGACACGGGTGTGGCAGTGCTCAGGTTCAAAAACGGCGCGCTCGGTGTCATCGAGGCCACGACAGCCACCCGTCCGAAGGACCTCGAAGGCTCCATCGGCATCCTGGGAGAGAAAGGGGCCGTTGAGGTCGGCGGTTTTTTCATGAACGAGCTAAAGATATGGAGCTTCAGTGAGCCAGACGACATGGACAATGATGTTTGGGAAAGGCACTCCGGAGTGCCTGAAGGCCAGGCGTGGAACCATACCGAGTTTTTCCTGAATGTAATAGGAAGCCTCAGGAGCAAACGGAAAGCCTTGATAGATGGGCTTGAGGGACGCAAGTCCGTGGAGCTGATAAACGCAATCTACGAATCGGCGGAGACCGGCAAGGAAGTGTTCCTGCGGTTTACGCCCAGAATGTGCCGCCTGGGGGTGAACAATGATAAGTGA
- a CDS encoding glycosyl transferase family 2 — MYREKRISLVIPAYNEARLIGPTLERVPGIIDKIYVVDDCSPDNQNEVVLRYAEKDPRIELLKHEVNQGPGGAIITGYLRSAKDGFDISIVVGGDNQMPLEEVERFLNPLIDGRADYTKGNRFLLLQVDDTLKKMPRTRLFGNWLITSLTKIASGYYKTMDVVDGYTGITREAILMINWSNAWRGYGYPMDFLIRLNAYGFRIIDIPRTAIYLPGERQSQIKGLNYALKVAPMLVRNFFWRLNFRYIYRDFHPLVFFYYFSLLLLPAGVLFGLYLVAKQFVFQTGVSGPQAIFCAMLVIMGFQSLLFAMLFDMQEGHK; from the coding sequence ATGTACAGGGAAAAACGGATATCACTTGTCATACCGGCATACAACGAAGCGAGGTTGATCGGGCCTACACTCGAAAGGGTCCCCGGGATAATAGACAAGATCTATGTCGTCGATGACTGCAGTCCGGACAATCAGAACGAGGTCGTTCTGCGATACGCGGAGAAAGACCCGAGGATAGAGCTTCTTAAGCACGAGGTTAACCAGGGGCCCGGCGGAGCCATCATAACCGGGTATCTGCGCTCCGCGAAGGACGGATTTGACATCTCCATCGTGGTCGGCGGGGATAATCAGATGCCGCTTGAGGAAGTAGAGCGTTTTTTGAACCCGTTGATAGACGGCAGGGCGGACTATACCAAGGGGAACCGCTTCCTGCTCCTTCAGGTAGACGACACGCTCAAAAAGATGCCCAGGACGAGGCTATTTGGAAACTGGCTGATCACGTCTCTTACAAAGATAGCATCGGGCTACTACAAGACCATGGACGTGGTAGATGGGTACACTGGCATCACAAGGGAAGCGATCCTGATGATCAACTGGTCAAACGCGTGGAGGGGCTACGGATATCCCATGGACTTCCTGATACGCCTGAACGCATACGGTTTCAGGATAATTGATATCCCGAGGACGGCCATCTACCTGCCTGGCGAGAGGCAATCCCAGATAAAGGGCTTGAATTATGCGCTAAAGGTCGCGCCCATGCTGGTGCGCAATTTTTTCTGGAGACTGAACTTCAGGTACATATACAGGGACTTCCATCCGCTGGTGTTTTTCTATTACTTCTCGTTACTGCTTTTGCCGGCCGGCGTTCTGTTCGGGTTGTACCTCGTGGCAAAGCAGTTTGTCTTCCAAACCGGGGTCTCCGGCCCGCAGGCCATATTCTGCGCCATGCTGGTCATCATGGGTTTTCAGAGTTTGCTTTTTGCGATGCTCTTTGACATGCAGGAAGGCCATAAATGA
- a CDS encoding erythromycin biosynthesis sensory transduction protein eryC1, whose amino-acid sequence MTRKIDFVDLKAQYLSISSEIDQTIREVITTASFIGGRFVKSFETNFARYVGAASCISVGNGTDALFIAMKALGIGTGDEVITAANSFIATSEAITLCGARPVFADCDKKTYNIDVERLESAITDRTKAVIPVHLYGQPAEMDRISDIACRHGLYVIEDAAQAHGARYRGRPVGTLGNLACFSFFPGKNLGAYGDAGAIVTNDDALALKARMYANHGRIDKYDHVFEGVNSRLDGLQAAVLDVKLRHLERWTKRRAEIARVYDEGLKDIAITPAVLPGVEHAYHLYVIRIKYREAVRKALQGKGISTGVHYPIPLPMLKAYAHLNYKPEDCPVAYSLKDEILSLPIYADMTDEQAQYVITELKNAAGSLAGAY is encoded by the coding sequence ATGACGAGGAAAATAGATTTCGTAGACCTCAAGGCCCAATACCTGAGCATCTCAAGCGAAATAGACCAGACCATAAGGGAAGTGATAACGACCGCCTCGTTCATCGGGGGCAGATTCGTCAAGTCCTTCGAGACGAACTTCGCAAGGTATGTCGGCGCGGCCAGCTGCATAAGTGTCGGCAACGGCACGGACGCGCTTTTCATCGCCATGAAGGCGCTCGGCATAGGCACCGGGGACGAGGTAATAACGGCGGCGAATTCCTTCATAGCCACTTCCGAGGCGATAACGCTTTGCGGCGCAAGGCCCGTGTTTGCGGACTGCGACAAAAAGACCTACAACATAGACGTGGAAAGGCTTGAAAGCGCTATCACGGACAGGACCAAGGCGGTCATACCCGTACATCTCTACGGACAGCCGGCAGAGATGGACCGAATATCCGATATAGCCTGCAGACACGGCCTGTATGTCATTGAAGACGCTGCCCAGGCCCACGGGGCAAGGTACAGGGGCCGTCCCGTCGGAACCCTCGGTAACCTTGCGTGCTTCAGTTTCTTCCCGGGAAAGAACCTCGGCGCGTATGGGGATGCCGGCGCGATAGTCACCAATGACGACGCTCTGGCGCTCAAGGCGCGGATGTACGCCAACCATGGGAGAATCGACAAGTACGACCATGTATTCGAGGGAGTGAACAGCAGGCTCGACGGCCTTCAGGCCGCAGTCCTCGACGTGAAGCTCAGGCATCTCGAAAGATGGACTAAAAGAAGGGCCGAGATCGCAAGGGTCTACGATGAAGGGCTTAAGGATATCGCCATAACACCCGCGGTCCTTCCCGGGGTTGAGCACGCATATCATCTCTATGTCATCCGCATAAAGTATAGAGAGGCCGTAAGGAAAGCCTTGCAGGGCAAAGGCATATCCACAGGGGTGCATTATCCAATCCCCCTCCCGATGCTCAAGGCTTACGCGCATCTGAACTATAAACCAGAGGACTGTCCCGTCGCGTATTCGCTCAAGGACGAGATACTAAGCCTTCCCATATACGCGGACATGACCGATGAACAGGCGCAATACGTCATAACTGAGCTTAAGAACGCGGCAGGCTCGCTGGCCGGGGCTTATTAA